gatcgccgtggtcaccgagttccctctgggggacattctccgcaacaaagaggccaatggccgtatcatcaagtgggtcattgagctcggcacttacttcattgaattcagaagcagacctaccattaagtcacaggcgcttgccGATTTCAAGGTtaccaaggtttctgtggttcataggcatttcggtgtcgtattggtctcaaactctttcttaggcttgcacgtgccatgtgtgaaggaaacaccaagtttgggattttccggagatggtttgctactttctgaggtttaattaaatttttgcgagacgagaccgtttaattataggttgaactgagtctacccacgaaaagatccagaatggtgccaaacttttacgcagtctctaatgtgccctagggataagaattttgtggagttggatgaaaaaatctattgggtccaagatgaaattcaccctcttttgtctcatttggcacccagaaaaatataattaataaaaaatgattagaaaaaactaagatcctgtgtgggatcttaatttaggtgtacacgcttgccaaaaaaatttcaagccatttcaacatagcaatacatatgcttctatttattcagtatataaaaagaatttttttgatatatataaacatcactgtcggtttcaaaaaaacgGCAGTGAtaagaagaaaccgacagtgatgcttgttatcaccgttggtttattttgaaaaccggcagtgatatatcaaaaattaaaaaaaaattgagccagccctcgggtttgagctcgggtctcgggctacagagttcagacacttaaccgctgcgctagtataggatgtgtgccaaggtttatttatttatctttttgacctttacaccgcttaataaattataaaattaaaccaaaaaaattgggccgcccgggattcgaacatgggtatcgggggctaagttacggtgtcttaaccgttgagctagtaggaggtattcgaaagaagtggaaaagataagttacttatgctatAACCGCTACAtggaaatcactgccggtttaaagaatggtccGGCAGTGATGTGACAGATGACAGACATGCTGCAATACGGTATTATCTAGAAGAGAAACAGTCCTGTTGGCCCCCTCGATCTCCAGTAcgtagcatatcatatactacGGTCTTTGTGACAACGAGACAACGACCAAGATGCATCGCCACATACAATCCAAGGAACGATGTAAGCAAAATGAGGTCATACaaaatgcaacatccaatatgtaagcaaataaaatGAGGTCaatcatgcaatgcaagtatcaacccaaggtgatgatgatcaaacaaaggattcgaCGACACGGTTTTTTTtagcaccagtaaattattacattgacataagacatagattaatcactagtgctactaattactgCTGGTGCTGCCGCATGCGTCGTCCCCCTGCTGCCACCGGTGCTCCTCTTCGTGCTTCTTTCGCTCAGCCCTACGCCGGCGCCACCATTCCGCATCCATCGCGCGAGACgccgctcggtctcctcctcctggcggcggcgctcctcctcctcctcgcggcagcgctcctcctcctcgcggaggtggcgctcctccttggagatctcgacGACGCGCTTTAGGATGCAGTCGTCGGTCTCCTTCTGTGTGATGGCGCGGAggtgccggtcctcctcctcctccttccaagCCATCTCCAATGAGTTCAAGATGACCTCCTCCACCGGAAGAGGTTCCGGTTCCTCCTCCGATGCGGTCTCACGGTTCGGATCGTCCTCGAGGTTCACCTCGAGGTCCGATtcggacgacgacggcgtcggtgGAGGCATCGGGGGGCGACGTGAGGACGACGGGTTCAGCatcgcccatgttgtcttcaagcggcGAGGCATTGTGGTGGTGGGTCGAGGGCCGAGGCGAGGTATGTGTGGGAAGGGTGCTTCGCTTTCTTGACACACGGTGGTGCAATGGCGGCCGACTGTGTGCATGGGGGCCTGGCTTATATAGGTGTGTCGGTGGGTGGAACTGATCATGGTGCAATAACTCGCACCCCTCGGAAGACGGAGCGCGCCTGCGTTGTGAAGACAGAGCGCGCCTGCGTTGGGAACTGGCGTGAGCAGCCGATGGACTCTTGGGTAAACGCGGTGTCTCTTCTTGGGGAACTGAAGGGCTACGA
The sequence above is drawn from the Miscanthus floridulus cultivar M001 chromosome 15, ASM1932011v1, whole genome shotgun sequence genome and encodes:
- the LOC136507750 gene encoding uncharacterized protein, with amino-acid sequence MLNPSSSRRPPMPPPTPSSSESDLEVNLEDDPNRETASEEEPEPLPVEEVILNSLEMAWKEEEEDRHLRAITQKETDDCILKRVVEISKEERHLREEEERCREEEEERRRQEEETERRLARWMRNGGAGVGLSERSTKRSTGGSRGTTHAAAPAVISSTSD